Proteins co-encoded in one Acidisarcina sp. genomic window:
- a CDS encoding tetratricopeptide repeat protein yields MQEARHGNGTRRTPRPAAGKPQAEGSPVHHPLPQKAMHDYQSGLQWMQQGKFEKARVLFQKLVDSGPPELGERARVYLVACERNARESKLTFGNTGEQYDYAISLLNTGYYEEAREQFEDILRTDSAADYAHYGLAILHSMTGQGEGCLDHLAKAIELNSQNRIQARSDSDFQDMADDPRFTELLYPEIS; encoded by the coding sequence ATGCAAGAAGCACGTCATGGGAATGGCACTCGTCGCACACCCCGCCCAGCAGCGGGAAAGCCTCAAGCCGAAGGCAGCCCTGTCCATCACCCGCTGCCGCAAAAGGCCATGCATGACTACCAGTCGGGTCTGCAGTGGATGCAACAAGGCAAGTTCGAGAAGGCCAGAGTTCTCTTTCAAAAGCTTGTGGACTCTGGCCCGCCGGAACTTGGGGAAAGGGCGCGCGTGTATTTAGTCGCCTGTGAGCGAAACGCTCGCGAATCCAAACTCACCTTTGGGAATACGGGCGAGCAGTACGACTACGCGATCTCCTTGCTCAACACGGGGTACTATGAAGAGGCGCGGGAGCAGTTCGAGGATATTCTCCGCACCGACTCTGCGGCCGACTATGCGCACTACGGGCTGGCGATACTTCACAGCATGACTGGACAGGGCGAGGGTTGTCTCGATCATCTGGCGAAAGCAATTGAGTTGAACTCCCAGAACCGCATCCAGGCCCGCAGCGACTCTGATTTTCAGGACATGGCGGATGACCCTCGATTCACCGAGCTCCTCTACCCCGAGATCTCCTGA